The Epilithonimonas zeae genome contains the following window.
GACTTTTAATATTTTGGAGTCGTGAAAAGAAATTTCGTTAAAAATCATAATTTATTTGTCTAATATTAAGAGATAACACTAAAATACTTCTTCATCTCCTCCATCGTCCCCAAACTAATTCTCGTCCACTTCCCTTCTTCCTCATACGTTTTTCCGCCAAGGATTTTAGCTTCTTTCAGTTTTTTGAAATATTCACCTTTATAATTCTCCAAAGAAAAATAAATAAAATTCGCAGAAGACGGAATGGTTTTAATTCCTCGTTTATTAAATTCTGAAATTGTAAAATCTTTCACTTTCTGATTGTTATGAAGAACCTTGGAAATAAATTCCTTGTCTTCCATTCCTGCAATTGCACCAGCCATTGTCACAACACTGATTTCCGCACCACTCCAGCTTTGCAGTTTTTTCAATTCAACAATCAATTTTGGATTTCCGATAGCGTAACCTAATCTTGCGCCAGCAAATCCATAAAGTTTGGAAAATGTTCTCGTAATAATCAAGTTTTTATAAACATCAACCAAATCGCTGAGAGATTTCTGAGTCGTAAATTCAATATAAGCTTCATCCACCAAAACAATGATATTGTCTGGAATTGATTTGATAAAATTCTCAATTTCCTGTCTTGAAAGCAAATCTCCGGTTGGATTATTCGGATTGCAGATATAGATAAGTTTCGTATCTTTTTGAATAGAACTTTTCATCTTTTCCAGATCGATTTTCTTCTTATCGTTCAGAGGAATTATCGTTTTTGACATTCCGAGAAACTCAGCAATCGGTTCAAAAATCGTGAAAGACGGGTCCGGAATGATGAAATGTCCTTTATTAATCGAAACATATTTGGTAATCAATTCCAACAGAAAAGATGAACCTGCGGAAACCAAAAGATTTTCTTTTTTAGACTGGTTGATTTCCGCCAACTTCTCACAAAGAATATCAGCAAATTTGAAATCATAAAGAGATGAAAATCTAAGACTGTTTTGCATCGCTTCCAAAGCTTTCGGCGAAGTTCCAAAAGGATTTTCGTTGAAGCAGAGTCGGATGGTTTCGTTATCTTTTTTTAGTAAGTTGAAATTCGGGGTTTCTTTTGCTAAAAATTCCAGTGGCGAAAGCGTAAAAGCAGCACTTCCTAAAAAAGCGGTTTTCAGCCAGTCTCTTCTGTTGATAGACATAGTTATTTCAAATTTTGAATAAAATTAAAGTTTATTCTTTATTATTCAATTTCTTTTAACCGATTTTTTCTGATTTATATCTTGGAAAATACCATTTTCATCGGGTATAATTGATTTAGTTTTCATTCAGCAATACTTTTGAATCATCAATTAAAAACAAATAAAAAAATGTCATTACTCACTCCTCTCATCTGGCTTCTGATAATGTTTCCGATTTTCATTATCGCTTTTTTCAACTCTAAAAAAGGAAATTTGAAATTCCTTTTGTTATTCATAGTTCTCTTTTTAGCAGACAATTATATTCAGATTTTAACCAAACAATATTTACCAGATTTTGGGCTCAAATTCTCTTGGTTAGGAAAATTATTGAGCTTGGCAATTTCATTATCAGCAATTTATTTTGTTAATAAGAACGACAGAAAAGAAATTGGTTTCACAACTTCTACTAACTCGAAAAAACAAATCAAATTCGGAGTTTTGGTTTTTCTTGGATTTTTGACATTTGATTTCATATTCAAGTTCGTTCTATTTCCAAAAGGTGGAGAATTTGATTTAGAGACATTTGCTTTCCAGGCAACAATGCCAGGTTTGACAGAAGAAATACTTTTCCGCGGAATCTACCTTTGGATTTTTGACAAGGTCTTTTTACCGAATTGGAATTACAAAGGAATCACGTTTGGTTGGTCATTTGTGATTGTGACACTACTTTTCGGAGTTGCTCACGGCGCTGTTTTGACTTCGGATTATCAATTCAAATTTGACATTATTACAATCGTTTATCTGACTTTGATATCTTCTTTAAGTTTGGGAATTTTAAGGAAGTTCTCCGGAAACCTTATCTATTCTATTGTTGGTCATAATGTCATCAATGTGATGAATGCCATTATCAGAATTCTTTAATTTTTTAATATAAATAATTATGTTTATCAAATCTAAAAAAGTTTTATTACTTATTGTTTTATTAGTTTTCAACTTTAGTTTTTCTCAGGAAAAAATCAACGTTCTGTTATTAGGAACTTATCACTTCAATAATCCAGGAAATGATGCTATTAAAGGTATGGAAAGAAATATTCTAACGCCTGACAATCAAAAAGGCTTGGATGAAATTACCAATTCAATTATTTCTAAATTTAAACCAGACCAGATTTTTGTAGAAAGCAATTTTAATGAAAAAGAAGACTTAAATAATCAATATCAATTGTATCTTAAAAATCAGTACAGTCGATTTACTGACACCATAAAAAAGCCAAGAATGAAGCGGTTTTACACAGAAGGGGAAACTTTTCAGCTGGCTTTCAGATTAGCTAAAAGAGCAAACATTGGACAGATTTATCCAATTGATAGTCTTATCGAAATGAGATTTGATATTCTTCAAAAAGAATTGAATTCTAATCCTGTAACGAAAAGTATTTTAGAAAAAAAGGCCGTTAAAATGACTCAATCGGGCGACAAATGTATGTCCAAAGATTTATTAAAAGATGTCTTTATTTGTTTGAACCAAAAAGCCCAGCTAGCTGAGAATAAAGGTTTTTATATTTCTATCGCTAACAAAGTCAATCCTGATGGTAAATATTTTGGTTCAAATCTCGTTGCGGATTTTTATAAAAGAAATCTAATTATGTATTCTAATATTCAAAATCAGATAGAGCCAAAAACAAAGAATATTTTTATTTTGGTTGGGACTGGTCACGCCGCAATTTTCAGAGAGTTTTTTGAAAATGATGAGAATTTTAATCTGATTGAAGTTGATGAAGTTTTGTAGAAAACTTCAATCTCATCATTAATTCTAATCTCAAAAGCTTATTTTTGAAATGCCTTTTTACATTAGCAAAATGCAGACAGAACCGACGATAGCAGAACTTCAACCCAGTCAAAATATCTTAATAGAATTCGAAAAATTCTATAACAAAAGCCCGAAAATAATTTTCCATTTTTTGATGTGGTTTGTATTTTCAGTTTTATTATTTCTCAATTATTATATCGAACTCAAACTAACTGTTTTTGAAGGTTTAATTTTAACATTAAGAAATGCGGTCAACAATATGGTGGTTTTCTATATTTTCTTCTACTTATTAGTTCCGAAAATATTCTTGTTAAAGAGAAAAACATCCATTATATTATTGATTCTGAGCATTCCGGTTTTGGTTTATATCTGGATGATTGTCAATCATTTTATGTATGTGATTTATTATCATTTAGGCTACGAAATCAACGTTCCGGTTTATAAAGACATCATTAAAAAAAATGGCTCCATAAGCTTGATGGAAGCAATTCCTCTCAAGGCTGTTATTGGAAATGCAGTTCTTGTGATTTTTACAATGTTGCCTTTTTTCTTCATTAAGATTTTGTTTGAAATCATCAAAATATATAACAGAACCACAGAATTACAACAACAAAAACTGGAAGTCGAAATCCAGAATATCAATATTGAAAAAGACTTTTTAAAATCGCAACTCAATCCACATTTTCTCTTCAATACACTGAATAATCTTTATGGTTTGAGTGTCAAAAAAGATGATTCTGCGCCGGAAGTTATCCTAAATCTTTCCGATATAATGAGTTACACGCTCTACGAATCCAATTCCGAGAAAGTGCCTCTGGAAAAGGAAATAGACTTTATCAAAAATTATTTTGAACTTGAAAAAATGCGTTATCCGAAAGACAAAAATATTCAATTGGAAATCTTTGGAGAAGATGAAATTTCAGGACTTTATATTGCGCCACTTCTGACATTTACGTTTATTGAAAATGCTTTTAAATATGGGTTGAAAAGCCAAAATCCTTTCATCAAACAAGAAGTTATTATGAATGACAATCAGTTCTTATTCATTGTTGAAAATGATAAAGAAAGGATAAGTGAGAGAAATAAATTCGGAGGAATTGGAATCGAGAATATCAAAAAAAGGTTACAATTGTTATATCCAAATCAACATCAATTGGAAATTAATAACCTTGAAAATAGCTTCAGAATCGAACTAAAAATCAATCTATAACAATGGAAAAACTAAAATGTCTGGTTTTGGACGACGAACCAATCGGAAGAGAAATCATTGAGAATTTTATCAAAGAAATTCCTTTTCTGAAACTGGTTTCTTCTTTTGGCGACCCTTTGGAAGCGATGACTTTTCTTCAAAACAACAAGATTGATTTGATTTTCAGTGATATTCAGATGCCGAAAATCAACGGATTGGAATTGGTTCGAGCTTTGGAAAATCCGCCGGTTATTATTTTCATAACGGCTCACAGAGATTTTGCTTTGGACGGATTCGAAACCGGAGCAACAGATTATCTGGTAAAACCTGTTCGTTTTGATAGATTCTTGAAAGCGGTCAACAAAGCCAAAGATTACATCGAACTGAAGCAAAAATCAACGGTTCATCAAGTCAATTCTGACCGAATTTTCATCAAGTCTGATGGAAAACTCACGAAGATTCTTTTGGAAGAAATCCTCTACGTAGAAGCACAAGGCGATTATCTGAAAATCGTGATTAATAATGAAACTTACACCACTCTAGCCACTTTGAAATCTATGGATGAAGTTCTCACTTTACCAAAGTTTTTCCGAGTTCAACGTTCATTTATCATCAATCTGGAAGCCATCCGAAGTCTGAATGGAAATATAGTGGAACTAATAAATGGAAAAAGTATTTCGATTGCGCTGAATAAGAAGGAGGAATTGTTTCAGTTGTTGGGAATCAGGTGATTTTTTGGTAAGTTTACTTAGATGAAAATAAAATATAACGAAGGTTTAGAATTAAGAAAACAAGATAAAATAATTATCTTAATTTTTTTTCTATTCATTTTTGGATTGATTGGAATTCTTGGCGCTTTCGGATATTTTGATAATGCAAAGAGAGAACAAGTTTTAAAAGAAGAATATTCTGGAAAAGTAATTGATTTATTTCACGATAAAAATGACCACAGTAGTTATAAAGCAAAACTAACTAATGGAAAAATTATTTATGTGTATTTTCCTTTAGAAAAGAAATTTGCAACACTTAATTTAAATGATAGTATAATCAAACAAAAGAATTCTGTTTACATTTTAGTTTTCAAAAATGGAAAGTTTGAAAGGATAATCAACACTTTAACTTCTAAAGATTAGAAAATAAAAATAACCCTACTCAAAAATAATCGTCTTATTCCCATCAATAAAAACCTTATCATCAAAGACCAATTTCAAGGCATTTGCTAGAACAATTCGTTCCACATCTTTTCCTATTTTCGCAAGGTCTTTTGCCGTTTTGGAATGACTGACTTTGATGATGTCCTGATAAATAATCGGACCTTCATCCAAATCATTCGTCACGAAATGAGCTGTTGCGCCGATAATTTTCACACCTCTTTTGAAAGCCTGTTTGTAAGGATTCGCACCAATAAATGCTGGTAAAAATGAATGATGGATATTGATAATTTTCCCTTCCAAATCATGAATAAAATTGGGCGACAGAATCCGCATAAACTTCGCCAAAACCAAATAATCGAATTGATAATTTTTCAAAGTTTCTTTAATTTGGTTTTCGTGTTCTTCTCTAGTGATATTTTCCGCCGGAATATAAATAAACGGAACATCAAATTTCTCCGTCAATTCTCGTAAAGTTTCATAGTTTCCAACAACAGCCAAAATATTGAAATTCAAATCTTTGAACTGGTTTCTAATCAACAAATCTGCGAGACAATGGTGTTCCTTGGTAACGAGAATCACGACATCTTTTTTCCGTCCATCCACACAATCCACTTTAGAATTTGGTGGCAACATTACTAAAACTTCTTTGGCAATCTGTTCTCTGTCACAATCGCCTTCGAAAGTTGTTCGCATAAAAAAACGTCCGTTATCTTCATCAACAAATTCATCATTTTTCGTGATGTTGAAATCGTTTTTGAAAAGCAGTTCGGAGATTTTATAGACCAAACCTTTTTCATCGGTACAATTGATTCTTAGAATAGTTTCCATTGGTGTTTTTGAGTTTTTTTTAATTGGTAGAAATAGCTTTGTAAGAACTCAATTTCCCCAATTTATCAGCATACCTAACCACAACATTTGTCAACTTTTTTCCATTCGAAAATGAAGAAACTGTTTTGGTATTAATTTGTGGAGAAACAATTTCTGTTTGCCAATTATCACCGTATTTTAAATAGATCACATAAGACAAAGCATCGTTATTTTTCGTCCAATTAATCATAACATTACGATCTTGTTTTTTCAAATCTACATTCAGTTCTGATAAAGGTTTTGAAGTCAGCCAAGTTGTTTCGGGAATCAAAACTTTTTCTTTGTAAGAATTGTTTTTTAATTCCTGCTGCATTTCATAATTTTTACTAATTCCTGCGATGCTGTAATGGACTTCTCCGGCATTATTTTTTAGGATTTGTCTGGTAACCTCTATTTCTCGGGCAATTTCTGTCGCTTTATTCGGAGATTTTACAGCAACGGTGTTAAGACCTGGCCAAAGATGTCGACTTTTCGTATTCTCATCATTCCACCATTGTAAAAGAAGCGGAAAGCTCTGTCCCGGTGAATCTACAGGCCAATACAACTGAGGCGTAAAATAATCTACCCAACCTTGGTTCAGCCATAATTTGGCATCCGCATACAATTCATCATACTGAGAAGAACCTTTGATTCCAGCAGGAAAACCAGGTTTCCAAATCCCAAACGGACTGATTCCAAATTTCACATCATTTTTTTGAGCTTTGATTTCGTCATAGATTCTTTTTACAAATTTGTTGACATTTCCTCTTCGCCAATCACCTCTGGAAAGCGTTCCGCCAGATTGTTGATAAACCGACCACGTTTTGAAATCGGGGAAATCCTTTCCGCCGTTATATTCGGCATAAGGATAGAAATAATCATCCAGATGAATTCCATCAACATCGTATCTTGAAATGATATCTTTAATCACTTTTGAAGCCTGATCTTGCGTTCTGTCATCAGCGGGATCAAACCAATACATTCCGTTTTTCAGCTTCAAAATATTGTCAGGTGATTTTCTAACCATCGATTCTGATGAGATTGCACCACCGTTGGAGTGATGTGCTCTAAATGGATTCAGCCAAGCGTGAAATTCTAAACCACGTTTATGGCATTCTTCAATCCAAAATTCCAAAGGATCATATTCCGGATAAGGTGCTAAGCCAATTTGTCCTGTCAAAAAATGAGACCAAGGTTCGTGAGGGCTTTTGTACAAAGCATCCGCAGAAGGACGAACTTGTAAAATAACCGCATTGAAATTGAGATCTACCAACATATCCAACATTTGAATGGCTTCTTGTTTTTGCTGATCTACAGACAGATTATTTCTGGAAGGCCAATTGATATTTGCAACCGATGCAATCCAAACTGCTCGGAATTCCCTTTTGATTTCCGGTAATTTGATATTATTCAACTGAACCACCGGTTTTGGAGGAAGTTTAATTTCTATTTTTGTAATTGGTTTTTTAACACCAGATTTAGTTGGTGTTTTTTTAGTCTTTGTTGCACAAGAAACTACAAAGATTGCCAATAAAATGATTTGGAAAAATGATAATCTGAAACGCATAGTTTGCAAAACTAAACGATAAAATCAGAATAACAAAAAAAGCATCCAATAATGGATGCTTTTGATATAATATTTGGGAAAAATTAAGCTTTAGCTTGTCTTTCCACTCTTTTTCTGTCTTCTTCAGAAAGAAGCTTCTTTCTCATACGGATGAAGTTAGGCGTAACCTCGATTGCTTCATCAGCTTGAATATATTCCATACATTCTTCCAATGAAAACAAGATTTTTGGAGCAACTCCGGTATCTTTATCTTTTCCGGAAGCACGCATATTGTTTAGCTGTTTAGCTTCAACGATATTTACAACCAAA
Protein-coding sequences here:
- a CDS encoding DUF5694 domain-containing protein, with amino-acid sequence MFIKSKKVLLLIVLLVFNFSFSQEKINVLLLGTYHFNNPGNDAIKGMERNILTPDNQKGLDEITNSIISKFKPDQIFVESNFNEKEDLNNQYQLYLKNQYSRFTDTIKKPRMKRFYTEGETFQLAFRLAKRANIGQIYPIDSLIEMRFDILQKELNSNPVTKSILEKKAVKMTQSGDKCMSKDLLKDVFICLNQKAQLAENKGFYISIANKVNPDGKYFGSNLVADFYKRNLIMYSNIQNQIEPKTKNIFILVGTGHAAIFREFFENDENFNLIEVDEVL
- a CDS encoding pyridoxal phosphate-dependent aminotransferase, with protein sequence MSINRRDWLKTAFLGSAAFTLSPLEFLAKETPNFNLLKKDNETIRLCFNENPFGTSPKALEAMQNSLRFSSLYDFKFADILCEKLAEINQSKKENLLVSAGSSFLLELITKYVSINKGHFIIPDPSFTIFEPIAEFLGMSKTIIPLNDKKKIDLEKMKSSIQKDTKLIYICNPNNPTGDLLSRQEIENFIKSIPDNIIVLVDEAYIEFTTQKSLSDLVDVYKNLIITRTFSKLYGFAGARLGYAIGNPKLIVELKKLQSWSGAEISVVTMAGAIAGMEDKEFISKVLHNNQKVKDFTISEFNKRGIKTIPSSANFIYFSLENYKGEYFKKLKEAKILGGKTYEEEGKWTRISLGTMEEMKKYFSVIS
- a CDS encoding glycoside hydrolase family 10 protein, producing MRFRLSFFQIILLAIFVVSCATKTKKTPTKSGVKKPITKIEIKLPPKPVVQLNNIKLPEIKREFRAVWIASVANINWPSRNNLSVDQQKQEAIQMLDMLVDLNFNAVILQVRPSADALYKSPHEPWSHFLTGQIGLAPYPEYDPLEFWIEECHKRGLEFHAWLNPFRAHHSNGGAISSESMVRKSPDNILKLKNGMYWFDPADDRTQDQASKVIKDIISRYDVDGIHLDDYFYPYAEYNGGKDFPDFKTWSVYQQSGGTLSRGDWRRGNVNKFVKRIYDEIKAQKNDVKFGISPFGIWKPGFPAGIKGSSQYDELYADAKLWLNQGWVDYFTPQLYWPVDSPGQSFPLLLQWWNDENTKSRHLWPGLNTVAVKSPNKATEIAREIEVTRQILKNNAGEVHYSIAGISKNYEMQQELKNNSYKEKVLIPETTWLTSKPLSELNVDLKKQDRNVMINWTKNNDALSYVIYLKYGDNWQTEIVSPQINTKTVSSFSNGKKLTNVVVRYADKLGKLSSYKAISTN
- a CDS encoding LytR/AlgR family response regulator transcription factor — encoded protein: MEKLKCLVLDDEPIGREIIENFIKEIPFLKLVSSFGDPLEAMTFLQNNKIDLIFSDIQMPKINGLELVRALENPPVIIFITAHRDFALDGFETGATDYLVKPVRFDRFLKAVNKAKDYIELKQKSTVHQVNSDRIFIKSDGKLTKILLEEILYVEAQGDYLKIVINNETYTTLATLKSMDEVLTLPKFFRVQRSFIINLEAIRSLNGNIVELINGKSISIALNKKEELFQLLGIR
- a CDS encoding sensor histidine kinase, producing the protein MPFYISKMQTEPTIAELQPSQNILIEFEKFYNKSPKIIFHFLMWFVFSVLLFLNYYIELKLTVFEGLILTLRNAVNNMVVFYIFFYLLVPKIFLLKRKTSIILLILSIPVLVYIWMIVNHFMYVIYYHLGYEINVPVYKDIIKKNGSISLMEAIPLKAVIGNAVLVIFTMLPFFFIKILFEIIKIYNRTTELQQQKLEVEIQNINIEKDFLKSQLNPHFLFNTLNNLYGLSVKKDDSAPEVILNLSDIMSYTLYESNSEKVPLEKEIDFIKNYFELEKMRYPKDKNIQLEIFGEDEISGLYIAPLLTFTFIENAFKYGLKSQNPFIKQEVIMNDNQFLFIVENDKERISERNKFGGIGIENIKKRLQLLYPNQHQLEINNLENSFRIELKINL
- the purU gene encoding formyltetrahydrofolate deformylase, translated to METILRINCTDEKGLVYKISELLFKNDFNITKNDEFVDEDNGRFFMRTTFEGDCDREQIAKEVLVMLPPNSKVDCVDGRKKDVVILVTKEHHCLADLLIRNQFKDLNFNILAVVGNYETLRELTEKFDVPFIYIPAENITREEHENQIKETLKNYQFDYLVLAKFMRILSPNFIHDLEGKIINIHHSFLPAFIGANPYKQAFKRGVKIIGATAHFVTNDLDEGPIIYQDIIKVSHSKTAKDLAKIGKDVERIVLANALKLVFDDKVFIDGNKTIIFE
- a CDS encoding CPBP family intramembrane glutamic endopeptidase codes for the protein MSLLTPLIWLLIMFPIFIIAFFNSKKGNLKFLLLFIVLFLADNYIQILTKQYLPDFGLKFSWLGKLLSLAISLSAIYFVNKNDRKEIGFTTSTNSKKQIKFGVLVFLGFLTFDFIFKFVLFPKGGEFDLETFAFQATMPGLTEEILFRGIYLWIFDKVFLPNWNYKGITFGWSFVIVTLLFGVAHGAVLTSDYQFKFDIITIVYLTLISSLSLGILRKFSGNLIYSIVGHNVINVMNAIIRIL